The segment TCAGCATTAGTCGGCGATTTATCGTGGAATTACGATTCCCGTGATGGGACTTATGGTTTCGTGAGATCGGTGGATCCACTTTGGTTTTCTTTTTCTCAGTCCTGCAACAAATTCAATCATGGTAATCTCTCTGCACACACCTGTCTAGATTCAAGTATTAGTAACAATATATTCAATATTTCAGGCTTTTTTAGGAGCTCAATTGGTGATCACTCTTATTATGGTCAGTGTCATCCAAAAATTGACTCCACATTTCTCCTTGGCAAGATGGATATTATGTTCTACAGGGTATATTTAGCTGATTAGCAACAACATTGATTAAGCACGATACAAAGTTAATagatgattttttaattgtttaatagGTTGACACGGTACTTGTATCCAACTGACCAACAGCTAAGGAGTCTCGTGGGCGTACCCAAAGAGAAACCCAAGAAAGGCAAGCATACAGAGAATGGAAAGGTTGCCGACGTATTTCAAGTTCCTAGAAATCTGGATATTACATTAGAGAGCGTGAAGATAACTACCTTAGATGTAGtgcatttaaaatattatacagAGTATCAATGGTTGTTGGATTTTTCTGTTTATGCTGCTGCAGTGTATGCTCTTACAGAGGTTGGTACAAAGGAAAAGTAAAATGAAAAGTTCAAGCTCTTTTCTTCAGATCCTTATAATGCTTTGTATCAAACAGGTCTATAATTATTTCTATCCGATCAGAGACGAAATAAATCTAAGTATGCTTTGGTGCTCATTGGTTCTGGGTTTTGCATTGTATCCTTTTCTCTAGCAACTCGTGTTTGGACGTACTTCCTCTTGAGAATTAATCTTATGTATTGAGATTGACTTCCTTAATTAGTACTTAGCAAAGTCCTGCTTTCCCTGTGGATAGAATATTTTAAAGGAGAGGAGAGCATAGGTGAAAGGTCTACGTGTATCGTCACTGGATTTGCTTATCTTCTCCTAGCTATGATGATTCTTATAGTCGACGAGAACAATCTCGAAATTGGATTGGACAAAGCCTACTCAAGCTTTAATCACAGTGCATCTTTGTTCTTAGATAATCAAGGTCTTTCGTCTACGTAAGTCTGTAGAACCTTAACCGGAGCTTCCAGGGTTATTTCgcctctatgtatatatgtactATGGTAATTTCCTTTGTAGAGGACCTGCATCAAAAATTGTTATCAAATTCTTTCTTGCCTTGTGGTGTGGTTTGCTTGGTTCTTTATTTACTTTCCCTGGATTGAGAGCATCGAAAATGCATTGGGATTCATTAAGGTATCCACACTGTAGTAATCTGAAAAATATTCCCACTAGATCAAATGTTTAACAAAATAATATGTTTCAGATACAACAAAGACAGGAAGCTATTGTTATTGCTATCGAATATTAGTTATGCTTCTCCACTTCTGTTGATAAGCTTATGGATCAAGCCTATAAGTAGGGATTACCTTACAGTACGAATATTCTCTGGCATGAACGGGCCACTGTAAGTGTAAACAAATTGAACACTTCAATAACACGTTCGTAGggatgtatttttaaaaataaattctttcagAATGACATCCTCGGCTTTCGAGAGTATGAGGCTGATCGCGATCGTCGTTGCTGTGTTATTAAAGCTAATACTTATGCCGATGTATCTGCAATCATATCTAAACTTAGCTGTGCAACGATTGGAGAATCAAAAGAAAGAAGCTGGTAGAATAAAGAACGTCGATTTACAGAAAAAGGTGCTCACAAAAGAAACACTTATGACAATCGAACGTAAACATAGTCGTCGATTACGTTAACAATCGTCTCTAAAATTTGTTTCAGATTGCAGcagtattttattatttatgtgttGTTGCGTTGCAGTTTATTGTTCCATTaattatatgtttattttttACGTTCA is part of the Halictus rubicundus isolate RS-2024b chromosome 10, iyHalRubi1_principal, whole genome shotgun sequence genome and harbors:
- the Emei gene encoding transmembrane protein 161-like emei isoform X1, encoding MAFLGAQLVITLIMVSVIQKLTPHFSLARWILCSTGLTRYLYPTDQQLRSLVGVPKEKPKKGKHTENGKVADVFQVPRNLDITLESVKITTLDVVHLKYYTEYQWLLDFSVYAAAVYALTEVYNYFYPIRDEINLSMLWCSLVLGFAFKVLLSLWIEYFKGEESIGERSTCIVTGFAYLLLAMMILIVDENNLEIGLDKAYSSFNHSASLFLDNQGLSSTGPASKIVIKFFLALWCGLLGSLFTFPGLRASKMHWDSLRYNKDRKLLLLLSNISYASPLLLISLWIKPISRDYLTVRIFSGMNGPLMTSSAFESMRLIAIVVAVLLKLILMPMYLQSYLNLAVQRLENQKKEAGRIKNVDLQKKIAAVFYYLCVVALQFIVPLIICLFFTFMYKSLGGYTWEGIFREPALEECPADEPPRSILRGNNDDPERSVVQTAQDFQLALSSLKQIFTTEVYGGLFGLATWWSCFTLFATTAMGMFYQSYFSSM
- the Emei gene encoding transmembrane protein 161-like emei isoform X2, which gives rise to MVSVIQKLTPHFSLARWILCSTGLTRYLYPTDQQLRSLVGVPKEKPKKGKHTENGKVADVFQVPRNLDITLESVKITTLDVVHLKYYTEYQWLLDFSVYAAAVYALTEVYNYFYPIRDEINLSMLWCSLVLGFAFKVLLSLWIEYFKGEESIGERSTCIVTGFAYLLLAMMILIVDENNLEIGLDKAYSSFNHSASLFLDNQGLSSTGPASKIVIKFFLALWCGLLGSLFTFPGLRASKMHWDSLRYNKDRKLLLLLSNISYASPLLLISLWIKPISRDYLTVRIFSGMNGPLMTSSAFESMRLIAIVVAVLLKLILMPMYLQSYLNLAVQRLENQKKEAGRIKNVDLQKKIAAVFYYLCVVALQFIVPLIICLFFTFMYKSLGGYTWEGIFREPALEECPADEPPRSILRGNNDDPERSVVQTAQDFQLALSSLKQIFTTEVYGGLFGLATWWSCFTLFATTAMGMFYQSYFSSM